In Babesia microti strain RI chromosome IV, complete genome, the sequence GATACATACGCTAGCTGAAAGGGCTTAATAGTTTTTATGTATCGCGCAAACTAttgtacaaaatttacataattttttaacgAAATAGATGTTATTATAAGTTAACCATACAATTGTCTTGATATTGCAGTGACAGGTATATCCACCATTCGATTCTCATTAATGCTTGGTCCTTTATCGGCGTATTTCGAGTACTTGTCTAAATAACTGACACTGTACCttttatattgttaatgGAGTCTATGCTGACGTTGTGCATTTTGGATGTTATGTAGTAGTAATTGGACAGGGAATTATACAATACAACTCCCAGCGCAGGTATCACTAATGACCAATGTCTAAGTAAATGAGTAGCTACTTTGAGGGGTAGTATGTTATGCCATGACTATGCAGTATTGAATCCGGAATAAAAGTCCAACACAGATATACAACTGAATTAAAAGAATAATATACTGTA encodes:
- a CDS encoding phosphatidylinositol N-acetylglucosaminyltransferase subunit P, putative (overlaps_old_locusTagID:BBM_III06240), whose translation is MNSVVRDFLFWVFCIILYIVYLCWTFIPDSILHIATHLLRHWSLVIPALGVVLYNSLSNYYYITSKMHNVSIDSINNIKDKYSKYADKGPSINENRMVDIPVTAISRQLYG